The Platichthys flesus chromosome 8, fPlaFle2.1, whole genome shotgun sequence genome has a window encoding:
- the apln gene encoding apelin — translation MNVKILTLVIVLLVSLLCSATAGPMASIEHGRELEEASPVRKMVQQSPVRGGQTHRPAGWKRRRPRPRLSHKGPMPF, via the exons ATGAATGTGAAGATCCTGacgctggtgattgtgctcttggTGTCTCTGCTGTGTTCTGCTACTGCTG GTCCCATGGCCTCCATTGAGCATGGCAGAGAACTGGAAGAGGCCTCTCCAGTGAGAAAAATGGTCCAGCAGAGCCCTGTAAGAGGTGGTCAGACCCACAGACCAGCCGGCTGGAAGAGGAGACGCCCACGGCCCCGTCTTTCCCACAAGGGGCCTATGCCATTCTAG